From the Brachyspira suanatina genome, the window GCGATTTAAGTGATTGGGAAAAAAACTGGATTGAAGTGTATTACTTACCTCCTGATGATAATGACGGCAAAGGTACGATTTATGGCTTTGTTCATGGTTCGCAGATAAAACTTGTAGATATTTTAATAAATTAAATGATTATTTTGTTGTATATCTTTTTTCTAATAAAGGAAGTGAGGCAATATTGTTGGATTTTATTAATTACTAACAAGTTTTCACATTTAATAAATAGGTTTTTAATATGCACTTTCGTGAAGCGTGCCGACGAAGTCCACCTCGCGAAGCGTGCCTTTGGCAGGTGTTGGGGTGCATAGCAACAAACAAGTGAGCCGAGCCAGTGAATAAGTTTACTTATTCACTACTTTAAGGTGAGGTGAGCATAGCAACAATAGGAATAATTTTATGAATATAGGTGCTGTAAGATCAATCCCTACAATGTTTTTTCTAAACTTCTTTACTTTAGGAATATACCATTTCTATTGGATTTATTATATTACTTTAGAAGTGAAGAATTTTACCAAAAGAAAAGATATATCTCCTTCATTAGAACTTTTACTTAGTATTATAACATGCAATCTTTACAGCATATTTTGCTATAATAAATACGGAAATATTATTCATAAAGAAATAGCTTTAAAAATTGATGAAAACGATAAAAATGATGTTACTCAAACAGTTATGGTTTCATTTATTATTGTATTATTTGTAGGTATGCCAATTATAGGAGGATTAATATTTGCTTTTGTTATGGGAGTATTGGTAAGCGGTATGGCAGTACTTTATGGAGGAGCATATGATAGTTTTACTTTGAATCCTGAAGTATTATTAGTATTTGCAGGTACTATATTGGCACTCATTATTATTGTTATAGTAATTACTGCTATGTTACTCATTCCTGATATTATTATGCAAAAGAAATTAAACACTATATGGAAGAAGGTAAAAGAAGCTCATTATAATAAAAATTAATTTTTATTACAAATAATTTTTATAATTCATTTAATTATTAAAAAGTAACTATATATAGTTTTTACTATTTTTAATGTAAATATTTGTATATAATTTCATAGATAAAAATCAAAATATTGTTTATAATATTTCCATTGGGTTTGTATATGAATATTAGTAATTTTAATAGTATTATAATTAATAATTTAAATTTGGTAATGTATTATTTGTCTTTTTTAATAATATTAGCCATAATGCTTTTTTTATATAAAAAATCGAATAGAGATAAATTAAAAGATGTATTAGAGTTTTTACATAAATATTATAATATATTTTTTATAATTTTATTTCTCATATCTTTATTATTATTCAGCGGTGTTTATTTTACACATTCAAAAAATGTAGAAAACAGATTTAATAATGCTCTTCAATCATATGAAAAAAGCATGTCTAATATATTTTATAATTTATCCGTATCAACAAATAATCAAACAAATGAAAACATAGTATCTAGTAATGAAACTTCTTCAATATCTGTAAGTACAATGGATAGAATATCAATAAACAATAATAATATTATGAATATGTGTGAAGGAGATGGTTTTGATTTATTAAAAAAATCTTTTGAAATAGGTTTGGATTTATTAAAGGCTTCGCTTTCAGAAACAATGAAAGATTCAAATGATGTACTAACATTCTGGTTTGCATTCTTATCAGTGATAATGGTTGTATTTACTTTTGCAGGAATTTTAATTAATAATAATGTTTTGGAACAGTCTAAAGAACAATTAAATATTTTGAAAAAAGAGATAGATATTAAAAAAAATGAAATGGAAAAAGACTTTGATAATTTCAAAAAAGAACAATTTGGAAAGATAGATGATGATATAAATAAAAAGTTAAAAAATATAAAAGATGAAGTTTCGGATTATATCAATAGCATTAAAGATGAATATAATAAAGAATTTGAGGATCAAAGTAAAAAAATAACTATTAATATAGATGATATTCTAAAAGAGAATAGAAGAATAGTAGAGCGTGAACATAATGAGTTAATTCAAAATTTAAAATCAAAATATAATGAATTAGAAAAAAAATATAATGATGCAATAGAAAATATAAAAGAAGAAAGTAGAGTAGAAACGAAAAAATTA encodes:
- a CDS encoding DUF4234 domain-containing protein; its protein translation is MNIGAVRSIPTMFFLNFFTLGIYHFYWIYYITLEVKNFTKRKDISPSLELLLSIITCNLYSIFCYNKYGNIIHKEIALKIDENDKNDVTQTVMVSFIIVLFVGMPIIGGLIFAFVMGVLVSGMAVLYGGAYDSFTLNPEVLLVFAGTILALIIIVIVITAMLLIPDIIMQKKLNTIWKKVKEAHYNKN
- a CDS encoding tetratricopeptide repeat protein; amino-acid sequence: MNISNFNSIIINNLNLVMYYLSFLIILAIMLFLYKKSNRDKLKDVLEFLHKYYNIFFIILFLISLLLFSGVYFTHSKNVENRFNNALQSYEKSMSNIFYNLSVSTNNQTNENIVSSNETSSISVSTMDRISINNNNIMNMCEGDGFDLLKKSFEIGLDLLKASLSETMKDSNDVLTFWFAFLSVIMVVFTFAGILINNNVLEQSKEQLNILKKEIDIKKNEMEKDFDNFKKEQFGKIDDDINKKLKNIKDEVSDYINSIKDEYNKEFEDQSKKITINIDDILKENRRIVEREHNELIQNLKSKYNELEKKYNDAIENIKEESRVETKKLVDESNKNMQISNLLNLGIQAANIQDYKLAEKYFSDIINLDNKNENAYYNRATSKYKLTMYREAIKDYDKAIELNQNKAENYFGKATSYLRLGLYKKAIEYYDKAIELNPNYSEAYSNRGNAKNNLYDIDNNISYLEEAIKDFNKSIELNPNNSVAYNNRGNSKNYQGKYDEAIEDFNKSIELNPDNSEAYFNIGNTKGLQGKYSESIEYYNKSIELNPNISKFYLGRAVIKIELLNNINNKKLNKNKKDFEDAYNDLYTAYNLADEQFKETIKNHIIGMAREGNEVAIQFCKDKGCDIK